In Deinococcus sp. KNUC1210, a single genomic region encodes these proteins:
- a CDS encoding cation diffusion facilitator family transporter: MALRSAFLSVLLSVIVVALKGGAYLLTGSVALFSDALESVINVVAAAAALAALWVASRPADAGHPYGHQKAEYFSAMLEGALIVAASLTIIYSAVQALQHPKPLESLGLGVAVSSVATLLNWGYGQYLLRIGKRLQSPALVADGHHLLSDVVTSVGVLIGVGLVKLTGWHALDPIAAVLVALYVLWVGYKLVANSLNSLLDEAASPEVQQQLKTLVSQQAEGALEAHDFRTRYAGSVTFIDFHLVVPGTMTVEAAHAICDRLEASIEQQMPGSEVTIHVEPEANAKQHGIIVL; encoded by the coding sequence ATGGCATTAAGAAGTGCGTTTTTGAGTGTGCTGCTCAGTGTGATCGTCGTGGCCCTGAAGGGAGGTGCCTACCTGCTGACCGGCAGCGTGGCTCTCTTTTCCGACGCACTCGAAAGTGTGATCAATGTGGTGGCTGCCGCAGCGGCGCTGGCGGCCCTGTGGGTGGCGAGTCGGCCTGCCGACGCCGGGCATCCGTACGGACATCAGAAAGCCGAATACTTCAGCGCCATGCTGGAAGGCGCACTCATCGTCGCCGCGTCGCTGACCATCATCTACTCGGCTGTTCAGGCCCTCCAGCACCCCAAACCGCTGGAATCGCTCGGACTGGGCGTGGCCGTCTCCAGCGTGGCGACCCTGCTCAACTGGGGCTACGGGCAGTACCTGTTGCGGATCGGCAAACGCCTTCAGTCTCCGGCACTGGTTGCCGACGGACATCACCTGCTCAGCGACGTGGTCACGAGCGTGGGCGTGCTGATCGGCGTCGGCCTGGTAAAACTGACCGGCTGGCATGCGCTGGACCCGATTGCCGCCGTGCTGGTGGCGCTGTATGTGCTCTGGGTCGGCTACAAACTGGTGGCGAACAGCCTGAACAGTCTGCTGGACGAGGCAGCCTCACCCGAGGTGCAGCAGCAGCTGAAAACGCTGGTCAGTCAGCAGGCCGAGGGCGCCCTGGAAGCGCACGACTTCCGCACCCGCTATGCAGGCAGCGTCACGTTCATCGACTTTCATCTGGTGGTGCCGGGCACCATGACCGTCGAAGCCGCCCACGCCATCTGTGACCGCCTGGAAGCGAGCATCGAACAGCAGATGCCGGGGAGCGAAGTCACGATTCATGTCGAGCCGGAAGCCAACGCCAAACAGCACGGCATCATCGTTCTGTAG
- a CDS encoding helix-turn-helix transcriptional regulator: MRVASQEDTCEVVCVHPEAVQRARAALPDDHCVEDATALLKVVADPTRLRLLSALKTGELCVCDLSVVVGISESAVSHQLRLLRAHRLVTFRREGRVAYYRLLDQHVNGLIESALEHVGE, from the coding sequence ATGAGAGTCGCCTCTCAAGAGGATACCTGTGAAGTCGTGTGCGTGCATCCGGAAGCGGTGCAGCGTGCCCGTGCCGCCCTGCCGGACGACCACTGCGTCGAGGACGCCACCGCGCTCCTCAAAGTCGTCGCCGATCCGACGCGGCTGCGGCTGCTGAGTGCGCTGAAGACGGGTGAATTGTGTGTCTGTGATCTGTCGGTGGTGGTCGGCATCAGTGAAAGTGCCGTCAGCCACCAGCTTCGGCTGCTCCGCGCTCATCGCCTCGTGACCTTCCGCCGAGAAGGGCGGGTGGCGTATTACCGGCTGCTCGATCAGCACGTCAACGGCCTGATCGAAAGTGCTCTGGAGCATGTCGGCGAATAA
- a CDS encoding cation diffusion facilitator family transporter gives MTHSHDSAAHSGSAHGHSHAPADFGRAFLIGIGLNTVFVVFELIYGSLAKSLALVADAGHNASDVLGLLLAWGAYLVSKRRPSGRHTYGLRRSSILASLTNAVLLLIALGAIMWEAVQRFQHPAPVAGGTVSWIAALGILVNGVTAYLFASGRKGDLNLRGAFQHMLADAVVSAGVVVAGIVIVFTHWLWLDPLVSLVLAAVILYGTWGLLRESLDLALDAVPEGVDLNDVKAFLSAQPGVTGLHDLHVWGMSTTETALTVHLVMPEGLSDQKLHHLRHELHDQFGVEHATVQIERGTVPCELEAEGAV, from the coding sequence ATGACCCATTCTCACGACTCGGCAGCCCACAGCGGCTCTGCTCACGGGCACAGCCATGCCCCCGCAGATTTCGGACGCGCATTTCTGATCGGCATCGGGCTGAACACCGTCTTCGTGGTCTTCGAGCTGATCTACGGTTCGCTGGCGAAATCGCTCGCGCTGGTTGCCGACGCCGGACACAACGCTTCCGACGTGCTGGGCCTGCTGCTCGCCTGGGGAGCCTACCTCGTGTCGAAGCGTCGTCCGTCTGGCCGACATACCTACGGTCTGCGGCGCAGCAGCATCCTGGCCTCGCTGACCAACGCAGTCCTGCTGCTGATTGCGCTGGGGGCGATCATGTGGGAGGCGGTGCAGCGCTTCCAGCATCCGGCCCCGGTGGCAGGCGGCACCGTCAGCTGGATCGCGGCGCTGGGCATCCTCGTGAACGGAGTGACGGCGTACCTGTTCGCGTCGGGCCGCAAAGGTGACCTGAATCTGCGCGGCGCGTTCCAGCACATGCTGGCCGACGCCGTGGTATCTGCCGGGGTGGTGGTGGCGGGCATCGTGATCGTGTTTACCCACTGGCTGTGGCTCGATCCGCTGGTCAGTCTGGTGCTGGCGGCGGTGATTCTGTACGGCACCTGGGGACTGCTGCGCGAATCGCTCGATCTGGCACTGGACGCCGTGCCGGAAGGCGTCGATCTGAATGACGTGAAAGCGTTTCTGAGTGCCCAACCGGGCGTCACAGGGCTTCATGACCTGCACGTCTGGGGAATGAGCACCACCGAAACGGCCCTGACCGTCCATCTGGTCATGCCGGAGGGTCTGTCGGACCAGAAGCTGCACCACCTGCGGCACGAGCTGCACGATCAGTTCGGCGTCGAACACGCCACGGTGCAGATCGAACGGGGCACCGTCCCGTGTGAGCTGGAAGCCGAAGGCGCAGTATGA
- a CDS encoding ATP-binding protein → MSIPRLPILVVDDNDSGRYITVHTLTRAGYQVIEARSGAQAFEQLALEPALIVLDINLPDMNGFEVCSRLKSDPGTAQVPVLMASASYLTAENTAYGLNVGADAYLAHPIEPAVLLATVQALLRVRAAEAEVRQLNLTLEHRVRERTEELERLNQTLQTRNEELAAFSSSVSHDLRTPVRHIKGFSDLALRALAEQQAEKAVAHLQVVGRAAERMNTLIDGMLRLSMTAMRDIHRAPVSMQQLLDVSLEELTTELIGRQIVFDTSPLPSVQGDRDSLQQVMTNLISNAVKYTRGREEARISIWSEEDDSTVTVSVQDNGVGFDPHYQSRLFGLFQRLHAERDFEGTGVGLAIVRRVIEQHGGQVAASGQLGVGATFSFRLPKEPG, encoded by the coding sequence ATGAGCATTCCCAGGCTGCCCATCCTGGTGGTGGACGACAACGACTCGGGGCGGTACATCACCGTTCATACGCTCACCCGCGCTGGGTATCAGGTGATCGAGGCGAGGAGCGGCGCACAGGCCTTTGAGCAGCTGGCGCTCGAACCGGCCCTGATCGTGCTGGATATCAACCTGCCCGATATGAACGGCTTTGAAGTGTGCAGCCGCCTGAAAAGCGATCCAGGGACGGCGCAGGTGCCGGTGCTGATGGCGTCGGCGTCGTATCTGACCGCCGAGAACACCGCTTACGGCCTGAATGTCGGGGCCGATGCGTATCTGGCCCATCCCATCGAACCCGCCGTCCTGCTGGCGACGGTTCAGGCGCTCCTGCGGGTGCGGGCCGCCGAAGCGGAAGTCCGGCAGCTCAATCTGACGCTGGAACACCGAGTCCGTGAACGCACCGAAGAACTCGAACGGCTCAATCAGACGCTTCAGACCAGAAATGAAGAGCTGGCAGCCTTCAGTTCGTCTGTCTCGCACGACCTGAGAACACCCGTGCGGCACATCAAAGGATTTTCCGACCTCGCGCTGCGTGCCCTGGCCGAACAGCAGGCCGAGAAGGCGGTGGCGCATCTTCAGGTGGTCGGTCGGGCTGCCGAGCGCATGAACACGCTGATCGACGGCATGCTGCGCTTATCCATGACCGCCATGCGCGATATCCACCGCGCCCCAGTCTCCATGCAGCAGCTCCTCGATGTCAGCCTGGAAGAACTGACCACGGAGCTGATCGGACGGCAGATCGTCTTTGACACCTCGCCCCTGCCGAGTGTGCAGGGCGACCGCGACTCGCTGCAGCAGGTGATGACCAACCTGATCAGCAACGCCGTGAAGTACACACGCGGCCGGGAAGAAGCGCGGATCAGCATCTGGTCCGAAGAAGATGACAGCACGGTCACCGTGTCTGTTCAGGACAACGGCGTCGGCTTCGATCCGCATTATCAGAGCCGTCTGTTTGGCCTGTTTCAGCGCCTGCACGCCGAGCGGGACTTCGAGGGCACCGGGGTGGGTCTGGCCATCGTGCGCCGGGTGATCGAACAGCATGGCGGTCAGGTCGCGGCGTCGGGTCAGCTGGGCGTGGGGGCGACGTTCTCTTTCCGCCTGCCGAAAGAACCCGGCTGA